Sequence from the Bacteroidales bacterium genome:
CCACTCAGAACACCGGCAATTATCAAAACACCGATCCAGCCCCAGAGCAGAGGCGTCTTTACCGCCATGCGAAACGATGCTTTGGAAGATGCTTCCGGTGTTCTGGCTTCCAGGTTGGTCACATAATCGCCCGGAATCGCCTTCTTGTCGGCTTTGATGGTGGCAAACACCCGTGTTTCTTCACCCGGAGCCAACCGGTCAACCCGCTTCGGATTGTAAACCACTTCCCAGTTGGCCGGTGCAGCGTATTTCAATTCAACATCCCGCAGTTCGGCCGAGCCGGTATTGCGCAAAACCAGTTCGATCTTGCGGTCCTTGCCGGCTGTAACACTGGCACTGAGAAGCCCGGTAGGGGTTGTCAGTTCCATACCATACGTGCCGGTAATCACAACCTCCAGCACGGCTTCATCGGAAGTAGCTCCGGAAACGGCACGCACGGGTATCTTGTACTTGCCGGCCTGCACTTCTGCCGGAGGCTTGATTTCAACGGTAATCTTTTCTGTGCTGTTGGCCTCAACATTTACCGAAGTTACCTGCTTGTAGTTCGATTTGAAACTGACAGTCCAGCCACGGGGAGCATCGGCCATAAGTGCATAGAGCTGTTTGTCAGCAGTGCGGTTTTTCAAATCCAGATTGAAGGTAAAGGTTGAAGAAGCCTGACCTTCCATGTTCGGCTGGTTGGTGGTGAATTCCGTCTTGTACGTTCCCTGCTCGGAAATCACCAGCGCAAGGGGCAGTGTATGAAATCCCCCGGCAACAACCCTGAACCGGTAAGTTCCTTTATTCACTTTCAAAGGCACTTCCACTTTCAGCGAAAGACTTTTCCTTTCCTTCGGAAGTACCGATATCTGCTGTACATTCCAGCTACCCGACTTGAGAATGTAATTCCATCCTCTGGGCATGCCCGAAACGGAAATGTCAACATTCTTTGTCTGGTCGGTATTGTTAATTACATCAATGGAATAATCAACTGTCTCACCCGGGGAAACAGTAATTTTTGTGTAGGGGGTATACAACCGCACCCCTTCATCGGCTCTGGAATCAACAGTGGCAATGAGCAAAACCAAAACTGTTACCAGCAGAAACATCCTGCCGTATTCATGATAATGCATCCTGAAGTGTCTCATGTTGTATTCAGCTTTTTTACCGGAGCAAATTTATATACCTGAAAAATACATTGAAACGCTCCACCGGCTTTTGGGAGCTGTACATAAGCAAAAAACTATAAGTATCTGCCTGTTTTATAATACCTTAACCTGAATTCGTTAAAAATTTTTAAAAAAGCTTAACAACCTTTAACCCGGGTATCATTTCAAAAATAACAGTGCTTTTCGATAGCTTTGCACAGTAATAATAAACTTATGCCCCGCCAACGGCTCGATGTATATCTTGTTGAAAAGGGACTGCAGCCAACCCGTACCCGCGCCCGCTGGGCCATCAGCAGGGGATTTGTGCTGGTAAACGGTAAAGTGGCCGGTAAACCTTCCATGCCGGCCGACGAAACGGATGAAATCATCGTCAGGGAATCATTGCGATACGTCAGCCAGGGAGGATATAAACTGGAAAAAGCCCTGAACGACTTCCGTATGGATCTCAACGGAAAGGTTGTCCTCGACATTGGCTCTTCCACCGGAGGATTTACCGATTGTGCCCTGCAACACGGAGCAAAGATGGTCTTTGCCGTTGACGTTGGCACCGGACAACTGCATGATTCCTTACGCAGCGATACCCGGGTGGTAAGCTATGAAAACTGTGACATAAGAAATCTGGAACCGGCCGCACTCTTTCATCA
This genomic interval carries:
- a CDS encoding TlyA family RNA methyltransferase; translation: MPRQRLDVYLVEKGLQPTRTRARWAISRGFVLVNGKVAGKPSMPADETDEIIVRESLRYVSQGGYKLEKALNDFRMDLNGKVVLDIGSSTGGFTDCALQHGAKMVFAVDVGTGQLHDSLRSDTRVVSYENCDIRNLEPAALFHQKADCITVDVSFISLEHIFPYLSEFLDPSGCVLALIKPQFEAGKELVGKNGIVKDPATHRMVLQKILSVSAKYGFAINGLTWAPVEINKNIEYMALCVPALEKMTVPIDPATIVQKAFAEKEKLSI